In Mycobacterium sp. JS623, one genomic interval encodes:
- a CDS encoding MBL fold metallo-hydrolase: MTLEHPAYGLLRPVTDTASVLLCNNPGLMTLDGTNTWVLHGPGSDEMVVVDPGPDDDEHIAKIAELGKIPLVLISHKHEDHTGAIDKIVDRTGAVVRSVGSGFLRGLGGPLVEGEVIDAAGLRITVMATPGHTADSVSFLLDDAVLTADTVLGRGTTVIDNEDGSLGDYLESLRRLHGLGQRTVLPGHGPDLDDLEAVSAMYLAHREERLDQVRGALRALGDDATARQIVEHVYTDVDKKLWDAAEWSVQAQLDYLRA, encoded by the coding sequence GTGACGCTGGAGCATCCCGCGTACGGGTTGCTGCGTCCGGTCACCGACACCGCGTCGGTGCTGCTGTGCAACAACCCTGGCCTGATGACGCTTGATGGCACCAACACCTGGGTGTTGCACGGGCCGGGCAGCGACGAGATGGTCGTCGTCGACCCGGGGCCCGATGACGATGAGCACATCGCGAAGATCGCCGAACTCGGCAAGATCCCGCTGGTGCTGATCAGCCACAAGCACGAGGACCACACCGGGGCCATCGACAAGATCGTCGACCGCACCGGCGCGGTGGTCCGCAGCGTCGGCAGCGGCTTTCTGCGTGGCCTCGGTGGCCCGTTGGTCGAGGGTGAGGTCATCGACGCGGCGGGGTTGCGCATCACGGTGATGGCGACGCCCGGCCACACCGCCGACTCGGTGTCGTTTCTGCTCGACGATGCGGTGCTGACCGCCGACACGGTCCTCGGCCGCGGCACCACCGTTATCGACAATGAAGACGGCAGCCTCGGCGACTACCTGGAGTCGCTGCGCCGGCTGCACGGTCTTGGCCAGCGCACGGTGCTGCCCGGCCATGGCCCCGACCTCGACGACCTGGAAGCCGTCAGCGCCATGTATTTGGCGCACCGCGAGGAACGACTCGACCAGGTGCGCGGTGCGTTGCGTGCACTCGGCGACGACGCCACCGCGCGCCAGATCGTCGAGCACGTCTATACCGACGTCGACAAAAAGCTATGGGACGCAGCCGAATGGAGCGTCCAAGCGCAACTGGACTACCTGCGTGCCTGA
- the crp gene encoding cAMP-activated global transcriptional regulator CRP has protein sequence MDEILARAGIFQGVEPSAVSALTKQLQPVDFPRGHTVFAEGEPGDRLFIIISGKVKIGRRSPDGRENLLTIMGPSDMFGELSIFDPGPRTSSATTITEVRAVSMDRDALRAWIADRPEIAEQLLRVLARRLRRTNNNLADLIFTDVPGRVAKQLLQLAQRFGTQEGGALRVTHDLTQEEIAQLVGASRETVNKALADFAHRGWIRLEGKSVLISDSERLARRAR, from the coding sequence GTGGACGAGATCCTGGCGAGGGCCGGAATCTTCCAGGGGGTCGAACCCAGCGCCGTTTCCGCGCTGACCAAGCAATTGCAGCCCGTCGACTTCCCCCGCGGACACACCGTGTTCGCCGAGGGGGAGCCCGGCGATCGGCTGTTCATCATCATTTCGGGAAAGGTCAAGATCGGCCGTCGCTCGCCCGATGGTCGCGAGAATCTGCTCACGATCATGGGTCCGTCAGACATGTTCGGCGAGCTCTCGATCTTCGACCCGGGTCCGCGGACGTCGAGCGCGACAACCATCACCGAGGTGCGCGCGGTGTCGATGGACCGCGACGCGCTGCGTGCGTGGATCGCCGATCGCCCTGAGATCGCCGAGCAATTGCTGCGAGTGCTGGCCCGCCGGCTCCGTCGCACCAACAACAACCTGGCCGACCTGATCTTCACCGACGTGCCGGGCCGCGTCGCCAAGCAACTGCTGCAGTTGGCGCAGCGGTTCGGCACGCAAGAGGGCGGGGCGCTGCGCGTGACGCACGACCTAACGCAGGAAGAGATCGCACAGTTGGTCGGTGCGTCCCGAGAGACGGTCAACAAGGCGCTCGCCGATTTCGCCCACCGCGGCTGGATTCGCTTGGAGGGCAAGAGCGTGTTGATCTCCGACTCCGAACGGCTGGCACGGCGCGCCCGCTAG
- a CDS encoding TlpA family protein disulfide reductase, producing the protein MSTSTRWTVAVMVVVVALGVALWRQLGDDRSPTGSIGPGQPRDRRDADTAQALAGPRARADLAACPAPGTGQGPEPLRGITLECVGDGASVDVAKAVAGRTTVLNLWAYWCAPCAQELPAMAEFQRRVGPNVTVLTVHQDENEEAALLRLAELGVRLPTLQDGRRLVAAALRVPNVMPATVVLRSDGSVAEVLPRSFASADEIAAAVEPKIGEPG; encoded by the coding sequence ATGAGCACGTCGACCCGGTGGACCGTCGCGGTGATGGTCGTCGTGGTGGCGCTGGGCGTCGCGTTGTGGAGACAGCTGGGCGACGACCGTTCGCCGACGGGGTCGATCGGGCCGGGCCAGCCGCGCGACCGTCGCGACGCCGATACCGCCCAAGCGCTCGCAGGCCCACGTGCCCGCGCCGACCTGGCCGCGTGCCCGGCGCCGGGGACAGGCCAAGGGCCCGAGCCGTTGCGCGGCATCACCCTCGAGTGCGTAGGCGATGGTGCGAGCGTCGACGTGGCCAAGGCTGTCGCAGGCCGCACGACGGTCCTCAATTTGTGGGCTTACTGGTGTGCGCCGTGTGCGCAGGAACTACCCGCGATGGCCGAGTTCCAACGCCGCGTTGGACCCAACGTCACTGTGCTGACAGTGCACCAGGACGAGAACGAGGAAGCGGCATTGCTGCGGCTGGCCGAACTCGGGGTCCGGTTGCCGACACTGCAGGACGGGCGCAGGTTGGTCGCCGCGGCGCTGCGGGTGCCGAACGTGATGCCAGCGACCGTGGTGCTGCGCTCGGACGGTAGCGTTGCCGAAGTCCTGCCGAGGTCCTTCGCCAGCGCCGACGAGATCGCCGCGGCGGTAGAGCCGAAGATTGGAGAGCCGGGGTGA
- the nth gene encoding endonuclease III: MNRTLAQAFPHVYCELDFTNPLELTVATILSAQSTDKRVNLTTPALFKRYRTAFDYAQADRTELEELIRPTGFYRNKTNSLMRLGQELVERFDGIVPNTLEDLVTLPGVGRKTANVILGNAFDIPGITVDTHFGRLVRRWRWTAEEDPVKVEHAVGELIERQEWTLLSHRVIFHGRRVCHARKPACGVCVLAKDCPSFGAGPTDPLIAAPLVKGPETEHLLAMAGL, encoded by the coding sequence ATGAATCGCACACTGGCACAAGCATTTCCGCATGTTTACTGCGAACTCGACTTCACCAACCCGCTGGAACTGACGGTCGCGACCATACTGTCAGCCCAGAGCACCGACAAGCGCGTGAACCTCACCACGCCCGCGCTGTTCAAGCGCTACCGGACGGCGTTCGATTACGCGCAGGCCGACCGCACCGAACTCGAAGAGCTCATCCGGCCTACTGGTTTCTATCGCAACAAGACCAACTCGTTGATGCGGCTCGGTCAGGAGCTGGTTGAGCGATTCGACGGCATCGTGCCCAACACCCTGGAGGATCTGGTGACGTTGCCTGGCGTCGGCCGTAAGACCGCCAACGTGATTCTCGGCAACGCCTTCGACATCCCGGGCATCACCGTCGACACCCATTTCGGTCGGCTGGTGCGGCGGTGGCGCTGGACCGCAGAAGAGGACCCGGTCAAGGTCGAGCACGCGGTCGGCGAGCTGATCGAGCGCCAGGAGTGGACGCTGCTGAGCCATCGGGTGATCTTCCACGGCCGCCGCGTCTGCCATGCGCGCAAGCCCGCGTGCGGCGTGTGCGTGCTGGCCAAGGACTGCCCGTCCTTCGGCGCAGGCCCCACCGACCCGCTGATCGCCGCTCCGCTGGTCAAGGGTCCGGAGACCGAGCACCTGCTGGCGATGGCCGGCCTCTAA